A genomic region of Xanthomonas campestris pv. phormiicola contains the following coding sequences:
- the nuoL gene encoding NADH-quinone oxidoreductase subunit L → MEITLSKSLLIAVVLAPLVGSIVAGLFGRQVGRKGAQSVTILGVAISCALSCWTLYQLVGQGASPFNQNLYTFFEVGHYSAHVGFMVDRLTAMMMVVVTFVSLLVHIYTIGYMAEDPGYQRFFSYISLFTFSMLSLVMSNNFLQLFFGWEAVGLVSYLLIGFWFKRPSAVFANMKAFLVNRVGDFGFILGIAGVLLWFGTLDYASVFANATAVLGNEAAGGLAQVQLFQGHPWNVATIICICLFIGAMGKSAQVPLHVWLPDSMEGPTPISALIHAATMVTAGIFMVARMSPLFELSETALNFVLFIGATTAFFTGLIGIVQNDIKRVVAYSTLSQLGYMTVALGVSAYSAAVFHLMTHAFFKALLFLAAGSVIVGMHHEQDMRKMGGLRKYMPVTYWTSVIGTLALVGTPFFAGFYSKDTIIEAAAHHAHESHNWIATYGYWAVLGGVLITSFYSFRLLFLTFHGKERFRDAHAHDAHAHHDSAHADAHDAHAHDDHGHDDHGHHGAHEPHESPWVVTVPLVLLAIPSIAIGFFTIGPMLFGTDWAGHHAAVAIKGQAVGFFSGIIDFYNPARDSVGALAEEFHGPVAFALHGLTQPPFFLTLAGFALAWILYLWKPELAAKARKTFSLPVWILENKYGFDKLWIDGFAGGGLGLGKVSRAVDTHVVDGVMVNGTARVIDLAANLLRRTQSGFLYHYAFAMIIGLIALLGVLMHFWR, encoded by the coding sequence CGCTGTCGTGCTGGACGCTGTACCAGCTGGTCGGGCAGGGCGCGTCGCCGTTCAACCAGAACCTGTACACCTTCTTCGAGGTCGGCCACTACTCGGCCCACGTCGGCTTCATGGTCGATCGGCTGACCGCGATGATGATGGTGGTGGTGACCTTCGTGTCGCTGCTGGTGCACATCTACACCATCGGCTACATGGCCGAGGATCCCGGCTACCAGCGCTTCTTCAGCTACATCTCGCTGTTCACCTTCTCGATGCTGAGCCTGGTGATGAGCAACAACTTCCTGCAGCTGTTCTTCGGCTGGGAAGCGGTGGGCCTGGTGTCGTACCTGCTGATCGGGTTCTGGTTCAAGCGGCCGAGCGCGGTGTTCGCCAACATGAAGGCGTTCCTGGTCAACCGCGTCGGCGACTTCGGTTTCATCCTCGGCATCGCCGGCGTGCTGCTGTGGTTCGGCACGCTCGACTACGCCAGCGTGTTCGCCAACGCCACCGCGGTGCTCGGCAACGAGGCGGCCGGCGGCCTGGCCCAGGTGCAGCTGTTCCAGGGCCACCCGTGGAACGTGGCGACGATCATTTGCATCTGCCTGTTCATCGGCGCGATGGGCAAGTCGGCGCAGGTGCCGCTGCACGTGTGGCTGCCCGACTCGATGGAAGGCCCGACCCCGATCTCGGCGCTGATCCACGCCGCGACCATGGTCACCGCCGGCATCTTCATGGTGGCGCGCATGTCGCCGCTGTTCGAACTGTCGGAAACCGCGCTGAACTTCGTGCTGTTCATCGGCGCCACCACCGCGTTCTTCACCGGCCTGATCGGCATCGTGCAGAACGACATCAAGCGCGTGGTCGCCTACTCGACGCTGTCGCAGCTGGGCTACATGACCGTGGCGCTGGGCGTGTCGGCGTACTCGGCAGCGGTGTTCCACCTGATGACCCACGCCTTCTTCAAGGCGCTGCTGTTCCTGGCCGCCGGCTCGGTGATCGTCGGCATGCACCACGAGCAGGACATGCGCAAGATGGGCGGCCTGCGCAAGTACATGCCGGTCACCTACTGGACCAGCGTGATCGGCACCCTGGCGCTGGTCGGTACCCCGTTCTTCGCCGGCTTCTACTCCAAGGACACGATCATCGAGGCGGCCGCGCACCATGCGCACGAGTCGCACAACTGGATCGCGACCTACGGCTACTGGGCGGTACTCGGCGGCGTGCTGATCACCAGCTTCTACAGCTTCCGCCTGCTGTTCCTGACCTTCCACGGCAAGGAACGCTTCCGCGATGCGCATGCGCACGACGCGCACGCGCACCACGACAGCGCGCATGCCGACGCGCACGACGCGCATGCGCATGACGACCATGGTCACGACGACCACGGCCACCATGGCGCGCACGAGCCGCACGAGTCGCCGTGGGTGGTGACGGTGCCGCTGGTGCTGCTGGCGATCCCGTCGATCGCGATCGGCTTCTTCACCATCGGCCCGATGCTGTTCGGTACCGATTGGGCGGGGCACCATGCCGCAGTGGCGATCAAGGGCCAGGCGGTCGGTTTCTTCAGCGGCATCATCGACTTCTACAACCCGGCGCGCGACAGCGTCGGCGCGCTGGCCGAGGAGTTCCACGGCCCGGTCGCGTTCGCGCTGCACGGCCTGACCCAGCCGCCGTTCTTCCTGACCCTGGCCGGCTTCGCCCTGGCCTGGATCCTGTACCTGTGGAAGCCCGAGCTGGCGGCGAAGGCGCGCAAGACGTTCTCGCTGCCGGTGTGGATCCTCGAGAACAAGTACGGTTTCGACAAGCTCTGGATCGACGGCTTCGCCGGCGGCGGGCTGGGCCTGGGCAAGGTGTCGCGCGCGGTGGATACGCATGTCGTGGACGGCGTCATGGTCAACGGCACCGCGCGCGTGATCGACCTGGCGGCCAACCTGCTGCGTCGCACGCAATCCGGTTTCCTCTATCACTACGCCTTCGCGATGATCATCGGTCTCATTGCCCTGTTGGGCGTGCTGATGCATTTCTGGCGTTGA